A genomic stretch from Leptospira saintgironsiae includes:
- a CDS encoding amidohydrolase family protein gives MNWNSWIKTYKKPKHYVLKTFTVAVIIIAAACFLIECKKSAISEDQTIAIINANIFDGENLIKDRTLVIKGNRIHSIGGEIPAGARIVDAEGSMLMPGLMDSHVHTDIDGLHDALLFGVTTELEMTGQWMFWERWQLANRNDIADMRSAGMGITPPGGHPTQYMQLSSNWFLKTFYRYPFVSTPEEAIKFVDKQVEGGSDFIKIIIEDGDTVGTPGLPVIDDATLIASVKASHRRGKMAIAHVTSIAGGRRAISAGVDGLAHMFFDEKPDNDLIAEIRSSGAFIVPTLTTLSTAFGNSPRTLVSDKRVSSKLSKEWLEALSKSMNVYPKGKLEDSFESVMALHKSGVDILAGSDVSEPIADLGGLAHGASLHHELQLLVEAGFKPIEALRAATSVPARRFSLNDRGRIFPGARADLLLIDGNPLQNISETLSIRNVWRAGIQQ, from the coding sequence ATGAACTGGAATAGCTGGATTAAAACTTATAAAAAGCCAAAGCACTACGTTCTAAAAACATTTACAGTCGCTGTAATAATAATAGCCGCTGCTTGCTTTTTGATTGAATGCAAAAAATCTGCCATCTCTGAAGACCAAACAATCGCGATCATCAATGCAAATATCTTTGATGGAGAAAATCTGATTAAAGATCGCACGTTGGTAATTAAGGGGAATCGTATTCATTCAATCGGCGGAGAAATTCCAGCAGGTGCGAGGATTGTAGATGCTGAAGGTAGCATGTTAATGCCGGGTCTGATGGATTCTCATGTTCATACGGATATAGATGGTTTACATGATGCACTTTTGTTCGGAGTGACTACAGAATTAGAGATGACCGGTCAATGGATGTTTTGGGAACGTTGGCAGCTTGCAAATCGAAATGATATTGCGGACATGCGTTCTGCAGGTATGGGAATCACTCCTCCTGGTGGACATCCAACTCAATACATGCAATTAAGTAGTAACTGGTTCTTAAAAACATTTTATCGTTATCCATTTGTTTCTACTCCGGAAGAAGCAATTAAGTTCGTGGATAAACAAGTAGAAGGAGGTTCCGACTTCATTAAGATCATTATAGAAGACGGAGACACAGTCGGAACACCAGGACTTCCTGTAATTGATGATGCTACTCTAATTGCTTCCGTGAAAGCTTCTCATCGTCGCGGAAAGATGGCAATCGCTCATGTTACTTCTATTGCAGGAGGGCGAAGAGCAATTTCTGCAGGAGTAGATGGACTTGCTCATATGTTCTTTGATGAGAAACCTGATAACGATCTGATTGCTGAGATTCGATCTTCTGGCGCTTTTATAGTACCAACATTAACTACACTCTCTACAGCATTCGGAAATAGTCCTCGCACATTAGTCTCAGATAAACGTGTTAGTTCCAAACTGAGCAAAGAATGGTTAGAAGCTCTTTCCAAAAGTATGAATGTTTATCCTAAGGGGAAATTAGAAGATTCTTTCGAAAGTGTAATGGCTCTTCATAAATCTGGCGTGGATATATTAGCAGGAAGTGATGTATCAGAGCCTATCGCAGATCTTGGAGGACTTGCTCATGGTGCAAGCCTTCATCATGAATTACAATTATTGGTAGAGGCAGGATTCAAACCTATAGAAGCATTACGTGCTGCAACTTCTGTCCCTGCGAGAAGGTTTAGCCTAAACGATCGTGGTAGGATTTTTCCAGGTGCCAGGGCTGACTTACTATTGATTGATGGAAATCCACTTCAGAATATTTCAGAGACTTTATCTATTCGAAATGTTTGGCGCGCCGGTATTCAGCAGTAA
- a CDS encoding transglycosylase domain-containing protein: MLETKVRTLTESKFECLSCGTISRLPEGVPTGTVFKLTCYRCGQKALVKYVSSPIETIEEKPSPKEEMPALPVGTPTYQERERPVIRPVKKEVPKESPIANFLEGIQSKWENWKESRSKNTSEDRPWFQKVRTETESSPTAFHRPIKTLSERLLEKGRRFQFPKFRPNIWLVLIPLPLALVFLIFFWMGVIQREAEVPGLLSIFYIHQPTVIYDRDGRKVSEIFGKKTSNLEWEAYPENLKRMVLLVEDRSFFSHGGIHYSSVLRAFFVNIISFRFKQGASTITQQLARILLNDREKSLGRKLKEAQLAYALESSLDKEKILLHYMNNVYLGHGAFGFASASEFYFGKKPKDLNVSEMIVLASLASAPNRFSPLKNPDLSSGRVEAILRSLENDGALKEDLRPAIQDIYQTFNTRSPGETVYGNRKDDSPYVTEHVRKFLQTMYPDTNIYESGGFSVYTTISQPVQAELQKVVKTHVENLLKSGQVRRNRLTENGKNADVTPFRNLVADLSPALELFIDTDRFVTGGDSGLQAAVVAVDPQTGDVLLLHGGTEFKSDNQFPRATGMFRQTGSTIKPILYSEAIDSGIANPATHILDAPLIYKNSVSNWMPENIGNQYDGDISLRVALAKSKNTAAVQIAEKLGLGEISTAFERFFFPEEKVLKSRFRRDLSLALGSLELSPLEMASAYSAFANDGNIVRPHLIEKVVDRAGNVVYQRKDQDEFNLKWPQTRKAITPPTAEIMVDLLHGSANHAGVRNTGYRGEVAGKTGTTNEHRDAWFVGVRPGISMAVWLGYDSPGFGMGNSALGGTIAAPLWGTIAKLFDSAESGDKEERRKYSYSQRAVTMEICPESGKLPGPDCPKKIGELFHPSHLPAETCPLTHKSDAKQELLKNVF, from the coding sequence ATGTTGGAAACTAAGGTCCGCACTCTTACAGAATCCAAGTTTGAATGCCTTTCTTGCGGAACCATTTCCAGGCTGCCTGAAGGAGTTCCTACCGGCACTGTTTTTAAGCTCACTTGTTATCGTTGTGGCCAGAAGGCATTAGTCAAATACGTATCTTCTCCCATTGAAACTATAGAAGAAAAACCATCTCCCAAAGAGGAGATGCCGGCACTACCTGTTGGAACTCCAACATATCAGGAAAGAGAAAGACCTGTTATTCGTCCTGTTAAAAAAGAAGTCCCTAAAGAATCTCCAATCGCAAACTTTCTAGAAGGTATTCAATCTAAATGGGAGAATTGGAAAGAGTCCCGGTCTAAAAATACTTCTGAAGATCGTCCTTGGTTCCAAAAGGTAAGAACTGAAACTGAGTCGTCTCCCACTGCTTTTCATCGCCCGATAAAAACTTTGTCGGAAAGATTATTAGAAAAGGGAAGAAGATTCCAATTTCCTAAATTCCGCCCGAATATCTGGCTCGTTCTGATCCCATTACCTTTAGCATTAGTCTTCCTGATCTTTTTCTGGATGGGAGTTATTCAAAGAGAAGCAGAAGTCCCTGGTCTATTAAGTATTTTTTATATTCATCAACCGACTGTCATTTATGATAGAGACGGGAGAAAAGTTTCCGAAATTTTCGGTAAAAAAACCAGTAACTTAGAGTGGGAAGCTTATCCTGAAAATTTAAAAAGAATGGTACTTCTTGTAGAGGACCGTAGCTTTTTCTCACATGGTGGAATTCATTATTCTTCTGTGTTGCGTGCATTTTTTGTAAATATAATCAGTTTTAGATTTAAACAAGGCGCTTCTACAATCACTCAACAGTTGGCTCGTATCCTTCTGAACGATCGTGAAAAAAGTTTGGGCAGAAAGTTGAAAGAAGCCCAATTAGCCTATGCACTTGAATCCTCTTTAGATAAAGAAAAGATCCTATTACATTATATGAATAATGTGTATTTGGGTCATGGCGCCTTCGGGTTTGCAAGTGCTTCTGAGTTTTATTTTGGGAAAAAGCCGAAAGATTTAAATGTATCAGAGATGATCGTTCTTGCTTCTTTGGCATCTGCTCCTAATCGTTTTTCTCCATTAAAAAATCCTGATCTATCTTCTGGGAGGGTAGAGGCGATCCTCCGATCTCTCGAAAATGATGGTGCATTAAAAGAAGATCTTAGACCCGCGATCCAGGACATCTACCAAACATTCAATACTCGCTCTCCTGGAGAGACAGTTTACGGAAATCGTAAGGATGATTCTCCTTATGTGACTGAACATGTCCGAAAATTTCTCCAAACAATGTATCCTGATACGAATATTTATGAAAGCGGAGGATTTTCAGTTTATACCACAATTTCTCAACCAGTTCAGGCTGAATTGCAGAAGGTGGTCAAAACACATGTGGAAAATCTTCTAAAAAGTGGACAGGTTAGACGAAACCGTCTCACAGAGAACGGTAAAAATGCGGATGTAACTCCTTTCCGAAATTTAGTCGCGGATCTTTCTCCTGCATTGGAATTATTCATAGATACGGATCGATTTGTAACTGGAGGAGATAGTGGACTTCAGGCTGCAGTAGTAGCAGTGGATCCTCAAACTGGAGATGTTCTTCTTTTACATGGGGGAACAGAATTCAAATCGGATAACCAATTTCCGAGAGCGACAGGGATGTTTAGACAAACAGGATCTACGATCAAACCGATCCTGTATTCAGAAGCGATTGATTCTGGGATTGCAAATCCTGCTACACATATCTTAGATGCACCTTTGATATATAAAAACTCAGTTTCGAATTGGATGCCTGAGAATATAGGAAACCAATACGACGGAGATATTTCTCTTAGAGTTGCGCTTGCAAAATCCAAAAACACAGCAGCGGTCCAGATCGCCGAGAAACTAGGATTAGGCGAGATCTCTACAGCATTCGAAAGATTTTTCTTTCCGGAAGAGAAAGTCCTAAAAAGTAGATTCAGACGAGATCTTTCTTTGGCATTAGGTTCCTTAGAACTTTCTCCTTTAGAAATGGCTTCTGCATATTCTGCATTTGCAAATGACGGAAATATAGTACGACCTCATTTGATCGAAAAAGTAGTAGATAGAGCGGGTAACGTAGTCTACCAAAGAAAGGACCAGGACGAATTTAATTTGAAATGGCCTCAGACCAGAAAGGCGATCACGCCACCTACTGCTGAGATCATGGTGGATCTACTACATGGAAGTGCAAATCATGCAGGTGTTAGAAACACAGGCTATAGGGGAGAAGTCGCTGGAAAAACAGGGACTACAAACGAACATAGAGATGCTTGGTTCGTAGGAGTTAGACCTGGGATTTCCATGGCAGTTTGGTTAGGTTATGATTCTCCAGGATTTGGAATGGGAAATTCTGCGTTAGGCGGAACAATTGCGGCTCCTTTATGGGGAACAATCGCTAAACTATTTGATTCTGCAGAATCTGGAGATAAGGAAGAAAGAAGAAAATACTCATACTCCCAAAGAGCTGTGACTATGGAGATCTGTCCTGAATCTGGAAAACTTCCTGGGCCTGATTGTCCTAAAAAGATCGGTGAATTATTCCATCCTTCTCATCTTCCTGCGGAAACCTGTCCTCTGACCCATAAGTCGGACGCAAAACAGGAGCTTTTGAAGAATGTTTTCTAA
- a CDS encoding ChaN family lipoprotein translates to MLVRIFCFLLLFPSFLFSQTFNPEVYDSKSKSKVDLSSIIEKAKDADVIIFGEEHNDKVGHAWKLEAFKKIASTYSTLLSLEMLEKDQQRSVDEYCKGEITERGFLNSGKFWPNYQTDYHPMVSFAKEKNLPVLAANAPRKYVNLVSHQGLDSLYKIRSPFLPPRYTYNLFRQKEYEELLSAMIAEHSPTGFSPDKQKFIDAQYVWDASMADSIAEAYFLLKRKIIHVNGRFHSDRSLGLTYRLKQMGLNVLTVSIFPSEEGKSFQEEDWKLADFLVITERKPVP, encoded by the coding sequence ATGCTGGTTCGTATTTTTTGCTTCCTTCTTCTTTTCCCATCTTTCCTATTCTCACAAACTTTTAATCCTGAAGTTTACGATTCAAAAAGTAAATCCAAGGTAGACCTTTCGTCTATCATAGAAAAGGCGAAAGATGCAGATGTTATTATTTTCGGAGAAGAACATAATGATAAGGTGGGGCATGCTTGGAAATTGGAGGCTTTCAAAAAAATTGCCTCGACATATTCTACACTTCTTTCCTTGGAGATGTTGGAGAAGGATCAGCAAAGATCAGTGGATGAATATTGTAAGGGAGAGATTACCGAAAGAGGTTTTTTGAACTCTGGAAAATTTTGGCCGAATTACCAAACGGATTATCATCCAATGGTTTCTTTTGCAAAAGAAAAAAATCTTCCTGTGCTTGCGGCTAACGCTCCCAGAAAATATGTAAACCTTGTATCTCACCAAGGATTAGATTCTTTATATAAGATCAGATCTCCTTTTCTTCCACCTAGATATACTTATAATTTATTCAGGCAAAAGGAATACGAAGAACTTTTGTCTGCAATGATCGCAGAACATTCTCCTACGGGATTTTCTCCAGATAAACAAAAGTTTATAGATGCACAATATGTTTGGGATGCTTCTATGGCGGACTCAATTGCTGAGGCGTACTTTTTATTAAAGAGAAAGATTATACATGTGAACGGAAGATTTCATTCTGATCGAAGTTTAGGGCTGACATATAGGCTGAAACAGATGGGACTGAATGTTTTGACGGTCAGTATTTTTCCATCAGAAGAAGGCAAAAGTTTTCAAGAAGAAGATTGGAAATTGGCAGATTTCCTGGTAATCACCGAAAGAAAACCGGTGCCGTAA
- a CDS encoding dienelactone hydrolase family protein: MNTETIIIKTAHGEMQTFVAYPDSFPSPCILVLQEAFGVNDHIKDIAVRFTKEGYLAVAPELYYRTAPPGFAGSYEDFMALKPHFSQLTPENLQSDLNAVLDWIKTNPKSIPDRIASIGYCLGGWVSFFANSLYTFKAAISYYGSRIVQTSEEYSPKQNAPLLLVWAGKDRSVKQTHIAAISELLKSSGKNYVELVFSEAEHGFFCDARAAYHKTSAAQAWAITLAFLKEHL, from the coding sequence ATGAATACGGAAACTATTATTATCAAAACCGCTCATGGTGAAATGCAAACTTTTGTGGCTTATCCGGATTCTTTTCCTTCTCCCTGTATTTTAGTATTACAAGAAGCTTTTGGAGTAAACGATCATATCAAAGATATTGCAGTTCGATTTACCAAAGAAGGTTATCTTGCTGTTGCTCCGGAACTTTATTATAGAACTGCTCCTCCAGGATTTGCCGGAAGTTACGAAGACTTCATGGCATTAAAGCCTCATTTCAGTCAATTGACTCCTGAAAATTTACAATCGGATCTAAATGCAGTTTTAGATTGGATCAAAACAAATCCCAAAAGTATTCCAGATAGAATTGCAAGTATTGGTTATTGTTTGGGTGGATGGGTTTCCTTTTTCGCAAACTCACTTTATACTTTCAAGGCAGCAATTTCGTATTACGGATCCAGAATAGTCCAAACTTCGGAAGAATATTCTCCCAAACAAAACGCACCTTTACTTTTGGTTTGGGCGGGAAAGGATAGAAGTGTAAAACAAACTCATATAGCCGCGATCTCAGAATTACTAAAAAGTTCGGGGAAAAATTACGTGGAGTTAGTCTTTTCAGAAGCAGAGCATGGGTTCTTCTGCGATGCGAGAGCGGCGTATCATAAAACTTCTGCCGCTCAGGCCTGGGCGATCACATTAGCTTTTTTGAAAGAACATTTGTAG